A window from Carassius gibelio isolate Cgi1373 ecotype wild population from Czech Republic chromosome B3, carGib1.2-hapl.c, whole genome shotgun sequence encodes these proteins:
- the LOC127952388 gene encoding protein ELFN1-like codes for MASRKASGASIRGMVKSAFFWSLAIVYLTHIGGVMGDCWLIEGEKGFVWLAICSQNQPPYEAIPQHINSTIVDLRLNENKIKSIHYSALSRFTNLTYLNLTKNEINYIEDGAFSAQFNLQVLQLGFNKLRNLTEGILRGLGKLQYLYLQANLIETVTPNAFWECPNIENIDLSMNRIQVLDGSTFTSLTKLTTCELYTNPFNCSCELLGFVKWLSVFPNRTSERMVCDSPAGVSGYSLLSQNPNNPTYRNALHMLSTVCTEDYVSTYIPVPTETTTYPPDSTPCGLEDCPSGTEPEGISISPTYIDLDVKPIMKLKQVSHTNAVITVQIPYPYKKMYILVLYNNSFFTDIQNLKRQKEDIELKNLKPHTDYTYCVASIRNSLRFNHTCLTLSTGHKNGKERDVSTATATHYIMTILGCLFSMVIVLGIVYYCLRKKRQQDEKHKKTGSLKKNIIELKYGGELEGGTISRMTQKQMMTGESMTRMPYLPSASEIEQYKLQDISDTPKIAKGNYMEVRTGEHSDRRECEMSMPGNSQGTVPEISTIAKEVDKVNQIINNCIDALKSESTSFQGVKSGAVSTAEPQLVLISEQPQSKSSFLSPVYKDSYHHSLQRHHASDASPKRPSTATGGPMRSPRPYRSEVSYKSESKYIEKTSPTGETILTITPAAAILRAEAEKIRQYSEHRHSYPDTHQIEELEEPDSRKASILEPLTRPRARDLAYSQLSPQYHNLSYSSSPEYYCKPSHSIWERFKLHRKRHKNEEYMAAGHALRKKVQFAKDEDLHDILDYWKGVSAQQKS; via the coding sequence ATGGCTTCCAGAAAGGCATCAGGAGCTAGTATTCGAGGCATGGTGAAGAGTGCCTTCTTCTGGTCTTTGGCCATAGTTTATCTGACTCACATAGGTGGAGTGATGGGGGATTGTTGGCTCATAGAGGGTGAAAAGGGCTTTGTATGGCTGGCCATTTGCAGCCAAAACCAGCCACCCTATGAGGCCATCCCTCAGCATATCAACAGCACCATAGTGGACCTTCGATTGAATGAGAACAAGATCAAAAGCATCCACTACTCTGCCCTTAGCCGCTTTACCAACCTCACATACCTGAATCTGACCAAGAATGAGATTAATTACATTGAGGACGGTGCTTTTTCAGCCCAGTTCAACTTGCAGGTTCTCCAGTTAGGTTTCAATAAGTTGCGTAACTTAACCGAAGGGATTCTCAGGGGTTTGGGGAAGCTGCAGTACCTCTACCTCCAGGCCAACCTGATTGAGACTGTGACACCCAATGCCTTCTGGGAGTGCCCAAACATAGAAAACATTGATCTTTCCATGAACCGCATCCAGGTGTTGGATGGGTCCACCTTCACCAGCCTGACTAAGCTGACCACCTGTGAACTCTACACCAACCCTTTCAACTGCTCCTGTGAGCTTTTGGGGTTCGTCAAGTGGCTGTCGGTCTTTCCTAACAGGACAAGTGAACGGATGGTGTGCGATTCTCCTGCAGGAGTCTCGGGCTACAGTCTCCTAAGCCAGAATCCAAACAATCCCACATACCGGAATGCTCTGCATATGCTGTCCACTGTGTGCACGGAGGACTATGTGTCTACTTACATCCCTGTGCCTACCGAGACCACCACTTACCCTCCAGACTCGACGCCGTGTGGGTTGGAAGACTGTCCTTCAGGGACTGAACCGGAGGGAATCAGCATCAGTCCCACATACATAGACTTAGATGTGAAACCAATCATGAAACTCAAGCAAGTGTCTCACACGAACGCAGTAATCACTGTTCAGATCCCTTACCCCTACAAGAAGATGTACATCCTTGTCCTGTACAACAACAGCTTCTTCACGGATATACAGAATCTAAAGCGGCAGAAGGAGGATATTGAACTGAAAAACCTGAAACCCCACACCGATTACACCTACTGTGTGGCTTCCATAAGAAACTCATTGCGTTTCAATCATACATGTCTGACACTATCCACTGGGCATAAGAATGGGAAAGAGCGAGACGTTAGTACGGCAACAGCCACTCACTACATAATGACTATCTTAGGATGTCTTTTCAGTATGGTAATTGTTTTAGGGATCGTGTATTACTGTCTGCGAAAAAAGAGACAACAAGATGAAAAGCACAAAAAGACAGGCAGCTTAAAAAAGAACATAATTGAGTTAAAATATGGCGGTGAGCTGGAGGGCGGGACAATATCCAGGATGACTCAAAAGCAAATGATGACTGGGGAGAGCATGACCCGCATGCCCTATCTACCTTCCGCCAGTGAAATCGAGCAATACAAACTGCAAGACATCAGCGACACTCCGAAAATAGCCAAAGGGAATTATATGGAAGTGAGAACAGGGGAGCACTCAGATCGAAGGGAATGTGAGATGTCCATGCCTGGCAACAGCCAAGGCACAGTTCCCGAGATCTCGACAATTGCGAAGGAGGTGGACAAGGTCAACCAGATTATTAACAATTGCATAGATGCTCTGAAATCAGAGTCCACCTCCTTCCAAGGGGTGAAATCTGGTGCCGTGTCAACAGCTGAACCTCAGTTGGTACTGATCTCAGAGCAGCCTCAGAGCAAGTCTAGCTTCCTGTCACCTGTCTACAAGGACAGCTACCACCACTCTTTACAAAGACATCATGCATCAGATGCCTCTCCAAAGCGTCCGAGTACAGCCACTGGTGGGCCAATGCGGAGTCCAAGGCCTTACCGTTCAGAGGTGTCCTACAAGTCAGAGTCGAAGTACATAGAGAAGACTTCACCCACAGGGGAGACTATTCTGACCATCACGCCCGCTGCTGCGATACTAAGGGCAGAGGCGGAGAAGATCCGACAGTATAGTGAACATCGGCACTCCTACCCCGACACCCACCAAATTGAAGAGTTGGAAGAACCGGATAGTCGGAAAGCCTCCATTTTGGAGCCCCTGACGCGGCCTCGTGCCAGAGACTTGGCTTACTCGCAACTCTCTCCCCAGTACCACAATCTCAGTTACTCCTCTAGTCCCGAGTACTACTGCAAACCATCGCACAGCATCTGGGAGCGCTTTAAACTCCATCGCAAGCGACACAAAAATGAGGAGTACATGGCAGCAGGCCATGCTCTGAGGAAAAAAGTGCAGTTTGCTAAGGATGAAGACCTTCATGACATTCTAGATTACTGGAAGGGAGTGTCAGCCCAACAAAAATCTTAA